A single region of the Glycine max cultivar Williams 82 chromosome 20, Glycine_max_v4.0, whole genome shotgun sequence genome encodes:
- the LOC100527537 gene encoding uncharacterized protein LOC100527537: MGGGNGQKAKMARERNMEKNKPAKGSQLEANKKAMNIQCKVCMQTFICTTSEVKCREHAEAKHPKAHLYTCFPHLKN, translated from the exons ATGGGAGGAGGAAATGGACAGAAGGCCAAGATGGCTCGTGAGAGAAACATGGAGAAAAATAAACCTGCCAAAG gTAGCCAGTTAGAGGCCAACAAGAAGGCCATGAACATCCAG TGCAAGGTGTGCATGCAGACATTCATATGTACCACATCGGAAGTTAAGTGTCGAGAACATGCTGAAGCCAAGCATCCCAAGGCTCATCTCTACACTTGCTTTCCGCATCTTAAAAACTGA
- the LOC100816797 gene encoding PXMP2/4 family protein 4 → MSSAFLMNPAMIQRQLMLVNRVIHPIKTPSFLSNKIHSRPSFHFLMRKPRQYVISSSFSSSSSSSTATSISKVGFVSWYLGMIKSWPILTKSVTSSLIYIAADLSSQTIVRESSEPFDFVRTSRMAGYGIVILGPSLHFWFNFVSKLFPRRDLFSTLKKMVMGQTLYGPAMTVIFFSLNARLQGETGSEIAARLKRDLLPTMLSGIMYWPICDFITFRFIPVHLQPLVSNSFSYLWTVYITYMASLEKAT, encoded by the exons atgagcAGTGCTTTTCTAATGAACCCTGCCATGATTCAGAGGCAGTTGATGTTGGTGAACCGTGTCATTCATCCCATCAAAACGCCTTCTTTTCTCTCCAACAAAATCCACTCTAGACCTTCTTTTCATTTCCTGATGAGGAAACCCAGACAATATGTAatctcttcatctttttcttcttcttcttcttcatctacTGCAACTTCCATTTCCAAGGTTGGCTTTGTGAGTTGGTATTTGGGGATGATCAAGTCGTGGCCAATTTTGACAAAAAGTGTTACTTCTTCCCTTATTTACATCGCTGCTGATTTATCCTCTCAG ACTATTGTGCGAGAATCATCAGAACCTTTTGATTTTGTAAGGACTTCACGCATGGCAGGATATGGGATTGTCATTTTAGGACCATCGCTGCATTTCTGGTTCAATTTTGTGTCAAAGCTTTTCCCAAGGAGGGATCTTTTTTCTACATTGAAGAAAATGGTCATGGGTCAGACACTTTATGGACCTGCCATGActgttattttcttctccttgaATGCACGTTTGCAGG GTGAAACCGGCTCAGAGATTGCTGCACGCTTAAAACGCGATTTGCTTCCTACGATGTTAAGTGGAATTATGTACTGGCCTATATGTGATTTTATAACATTTAGGTTCATTCCTGTCCATTTACAG CCATTAGTCAGCAATTCATTTTCGTACTTGTGGACCGTTTATATAACCTATATGGCAAGCCTAGAGAAAGCAACTTGA
- the LOC100817344 gene encoding uncharacterized protein has translation MTISKHSFSRIDTLELKALIVRKVGHQRADKYFDQLRRLLSSKISKSEFDRICTVIIGRENIPLHNRLIRAILKNACLAKVPPVRGSARVGSATSVKDSNGSQRGSAQSLFGEAFPPSMRRISSLAARDCRFKGRHNAFGPLGKPHFGLASEELVYKTLEQQSATELNSLGSRPPISVEEGEEVEQMAGSPSIQSRSPVTAPLGVSMNFGRGRRLHSNVSLCSKDYPETCHSNGYLPDTRSLRNCLEQKLEKEGLTATVDCVNLLNNALDSYLKRLIESFMDLAGSRFGNEHLRQQNRQLVTSSNVLLPGRCMQTATRSASASVLDFRLAMELNPQVLGPDWPIQLEKICIRASEE, from the coding sequence ATGACAATATCCAAACACAGCTTTTCTCGAATTGACACATTGGAGCTGAAAGCTCTGATTGTTAGGAAGGTTGGTCATCAAAGAGCTGACAAGTACTTTGATCAGCTTCGAAGATTATTGAGTTCAAAGATAAGCAAGTCAGAGTTTGACAGGATTTGCACTGTGATAATTGGGAGGGAAAATATCCCTCTTCACAATCGACTCATTAGAGCAATTTTGAAGAATGCTTGTCTGGCTAAAGTCCCACCTGTGAGAGGCTCTGCAAGAGTTGGGAGTGCCACCAGTGTAAAAGATTCAAATGGGTCGCAGAGAGGCTCTGCTCAATCGCTGTTTGGGGAAGCATTTCCTCCTTCCATGCGGAGGATCAGCTCTTTGGCTGCTCGAGACTGTAGGTTCAAGGGACGCCATAATGCTTTTGGGCCGCTGGGCAAGCCTCATTTTGGTCTTGCGTCTGAAGAATTGGTATATAAGACACTGGAGCAGCAGAGTGCAACAGAACTGAATTCCCTTGGCAGTAGACCTCCGATTTCTGTTGAAGAGGGAGAAGAGGTTGAACAGATGGCTGGAAGCCCCAGCATTCAAAGTAGGAGCCCAGTTACAGCTCCTCTCGGTGTATCCATGAATTTTGGTCGTGGTCGTAGACTTCATTCTAATGTATCATTATGTAGCAAAGATTATCCAGAGACCTGTCACAGCAATGGATATCTCCCTGACACTAGATCTTTGAGGAATTGTTTGGAGCAAAAGTTGGAGAAGGAGGGTTTAACTGCAACAGTGGATTGTGTAAATCTATTGAATAATGCACTGGATTCGTATCTGAAGAGGTTGATTGAGTCCTTTATGGATTTAGCTGGATCAAGATTTGGAAATGAGCATCTAAGACAGCAAAACAGACAGTTGGTAACCAGTTCAAATGTATTGCTACCTGGAAGATGTATGCAGACAGCAACAAGATCTGCCAGTGCATCTGTTTTAGATTTTCGTCTTGCAATGGAGTTAAATCCACAAGTTCTTGGACCAGATTGGCCCATACAACTAGAGAAGATTTGCATACGTGCCTCTGAAGAGTGA
- the LOC100814684 gene encoding uncharacterized protein, whose product MDVACNSGSDNRSPVASASPLQSPTASVNSKIGKNKLTKDSTSSALNKFKSQIRKPPRRKTSPINWFPRKKGDTYMNRKIKMLQEVDGMNLTLDQTLGSSNPHYSRVLREKMAAREAAHKAIEARRAALVEASWCRILRAARIPGDDAEAQLLKAEKSAVEAFETAQAMGVIMFDLPNCPKKHCQIETSSVNGEGSSTHTVTASFETAFEVDREVAAAVKTAFIRLANCHSFSKGEFKELLRKISENPDTDESNLDLSEFSSGYESESGSELDSVSQKSDLNCQDLDSKISFLGVSQRKNRRSQSLENRIKLVDMMIERLKCLQEDELSSLATIVATYGLNAALAEVQNSKPHNPGSAIEYSSSSATNFPSRRMSSLGLGKSALDVMRKKQDEPELPSLDKFLVKHMTKLEREVWEAKKARKNETESVRDSSRKSVDETPPEMVPDLGSILVKNYSKLEKDIKEAKIKSGKETPAVPRGMPNSQKDHIEVPSLDKVLVKHVSRLEKEVQEAKNRTIKENRSLKKKADLDTTGGLDSTFYSDEEALDRKENINSNTEINSGESKDDGLEKILIKPVHRLEREKLHAQSLGSHVENYKQRMNHGATNVADCESLDKVLVKHVSRLEKEKMRINSGEEWGPVKRSPRNIHSETNEGGLDQVLVKHKSRLEREKMVAAQQPENSVSLSTTRREAREKELQKTWGGLSLGNIHLETNEAGLDQVLVKHKSRLEQEKMVVAQQPDNSVSFSMTRREARERELQEAWGGQGLGNSIKPCLSKLEREKAAWIKAEEEERKQAKKAI is encoded by the exons ATGGATGTTGCGTGCAACTCTGGGTCAGATAATCGCTCCCCCGTTGCCTCTGCTTCTCCTCTTCAATCTCCTACCGCCTCCGTCAATTCCAAGATCGGAAAg AATAAATTGACCAAGGATTCTACATCAAGTGCTCTTAACAAGTTCAAATCACAAATTAGAAAGCCTCCTCGTCGTAAAACCTCTCCTATTAACTGGTTCCCACGTAAAAAAGGGGATACCTATATGAATAGGAAAATTAAGATGCTTCAG GAAGTAGATGGTATGAATTTGACGCTTGATCAGACTCTTGGCAGTTCTAACCCACATTACTCAAGAGTGCTGAGAGAGAAAATGGCAGCTAGAGAAGCGGCACATAAGGCAATCGAGGCTAGAAGAGCAGCATTAGTGGAAGCCTCTTGGTGTCGTATTTTACGTGCTGCCAG GATTCCCGGTGATGATGCAGAGGCCCAACTCTTAAAGGCAGAAAAAAGTGCAGTAGAAGCTTTTGAGACAGCCCAGGCTATGGGTGTTATTATGTTTGACTTGCCAAATTGCCCTAAGAAGCATTGTCAAATAGAGACATCCTCTGTTAATGGAGAAGGATCATCTACCCATACTGTTACTGCATCTTTTGAAACTGCCTTTGAGGTGGACAGAGAAGTAGCTGCTGCAGTCAAAACTGCATTTATTAGACTTGCAAACTGCCATTCATTTAGTAAAGGTGAATTCAAAGAACTGCTAAGAAAAATTAGTGAAAATCCTGATACAGATGAAAGTAATCTGGACTTGTCTGAGTTCTCTTCAGGGTATGAATCCGAGTCTGGGTCAGAGCTTGATTCAGTCTCTCAGAAGAGTGACTTAAACTGCCAAGACTTAGATTCCAAAATATCATTTCTTGGGGTAAGTCAGAGGAAAAACAGGAGGAGTCAGTCTCTTGAAAACAGAATAAAACTTGTGGATATGATGATTGAGAGGTTAAAATGTTTGCAAGAAGATGAACTCTCTTCTCTTGCCACTATAGTTGCAACTTATGGTTTGAACGCTGCCTTGGCTGAAGTACAGAATTCCAAACCGCACAATCCAGGCTCTGCTATTGAGTATTCATCCTCTTCAGCAACTAATTTTCCATCTAGAAGAATGTCATCATTGGGATTGGGAAAATCAGCCTTGGATGTGATGAGAAAGAAGCAGGATGAGCCAGAACTGCCAAGCCTCGATAAGTTTTTAGTTAAGCACATGACAAAACTTGAAAGAGAGGTTTGGGAAGCTAAAAAAGCCCGAAAGAATGAGACAGAATCAGTCAGGGATAGCTCTCGTAAATCTGTTGATGAAACTCCACCGGAGATGGTACCTGATTTGGGAAGTATTCTAGTGAAGAATTATTCAAAATTAGAGAAAGACATCAAGGAGGCAAAAATTAAGTCAGGAAAGGAAACACCAGCAGTTCCAAGAGGCATGCCAAACAGTCAAAAGGATCACATAGAAGTACCAAGCTTAGATAAGGTCTTAGTGAAACATGTCTCAAGACTAGAAAAGGAAGTTCAAGAAGCAAAAAACAGAACAATCAAGGAGAACAGAAGCTTGAAGAAAAAAGCTGATCTAGATACAACAGGTGGACTGGACTCAACTTTCTATTCTGATGAAGAAGCATTAGACaggaaagaaaacataaattcaAATACAGAGATCAATTCGGGGGAAAGCAAAGATGATGGGCTGGAGAAAATACTAATAAAGCCAGTGCACAGATTAGAAAGAGAGAAGCTGCATGCCCAGTCACTGGGAAGCCATGTTGAAAACTATAAACAAAGAATGAATCATGGAGCAACCAATGTTGCGGATTGTGAGAGCTTGGATAAAGTTTTAGTAAAGCACGTCTCTAGGctggagaaggagaaaatgaGGATCAATTCGGGGGAAGAATGGGGCCCAGTTAAGAGAAGTCCCAGAAACATCCATTCGGAAACAAATGAAGGTGGCCTGGACCAAGTGTTGGTTAAACATAAATCCAGACTTGAGCGAGAAAAGATGGTTGCTGCTCAGCAGCCAGAGAACTCAGTTAGTCTTTCAACAACTCGTCGTGAAGCAAGGGAGAAAGAGTTGCAAAAAACTTGGGGAGGACTGAGCTTAGGAAACATTCATTTGGAAACAAATGAAGCTGGTCTGGATCAAGTGTTGGTTAAACATAAATCCAGACTTGAGCAAGAAAAGATGGTTGTTGCTCAGCAGCCAGATAACTCAGTTAGTTTTTCAATGACTCGCCGTGAAGCAAGGGAGAGAGAGTTGCAAGAAGCTTGGGGAGGACAGGGCTTAGGAAACTCCATTAAACCTTGTCTCTCTAAGCTTGAACGAGAAAAG GCTGCCTGGATTAAAGCTGAAGAGGAGGAAAGGAAGCAAGCAAAGAAAGCAATTTGA
- the LOC100816279 gene encoding somatic embryogenesis receptor kinase 1-like precursor, with the protein MASFISLSLLLLFLNYPFLSLSTNPEGNALHALRSRISDPNNVLQSWDPTLVNPCTWFHVTCDSNNHVIRLDLGNSNVSGTLGPELGQLQHLQYLELYRNELTGKIPKELGNLKSLISMDLYDNKLEGKIPKSFGKLKSLKFLRLNNNKLTGSIPRELTRLTNLKIFDVSNNDLCGTIPVEGNFESFPMESFENNRFSGPELKGLVPYDFGC; encoded by the exons ATGGCATCTTTCATTTCACTCTCTTTGTTGCTTCTCTTTCTCAATTACCCCTTCCTTTCCCTCTCAACCAACCCTGAAG GGAACGCTCTGCATGCTTTGAGAAGCAGGATTTCTGATCCCAACAATGTGTTGCAGAGTTGGGACCCAACACTGGTTAATCCCTGTACTTGGTTCCATGTTACTTGTGACTCCAACAATCATGTGATTCGCTT AGACTTGGGCAACTCTAACGTTTCTGGAACTCTGGGCCCGGAACTTGGCCAGCTACAGCATCTGCAGtactt GGAGCTCTACAGGAATGAGTTAACAGGGAAGATTCCTAAGGAACTTGGTAACTTGAAATCACTTATTAGCATGGATTTGTATGATAACAAGTTGGAGGGGAAGATTCCAAAGTCATTTGGAAAGTTGAAGTCACTTAAATTCCT GCGGCTGAACAACAACAAGTTGACAGGATCCATCCCAAGAGAACTTACTCGTCTCACTAATCTCAAAATCTT TGATGTTTCCAATAATGATCTCTGTGGAACAATACCAGTTGAAGGCAACTTTGAATCTTTTCCAATGGAAAG ttttgaaaacaacagGTTTAGTGGTCCCGAGCTGAAAGGACTTGTTCCATATGATTTTGGATGCTGA
- the LOC100814153 gene encoding protein FAR-RED IMPAIRED RESPONSE 1 isoform X2 codes for MGDALNEVQHMGGAPAASPKRDITLLEGDKDFELHNGIEFESHEAAYSFYQEYAKSMGFTTSIKNSRRSKKTKEFIDAKFACSRYGVTPESDSGSSRRPSVKKTDCKACMHVKRKPDGKWIIHEFIKEHNHELVPALAYHFRIHRNMKLAEKNNIDILHAVSERTRKMYVEMSRQSSSCQNIGSFLGDINYQFDRGQYLALDEGDAQVMLEYFKHVQKESPNFFYSIDLNEEQRLRNLFWIDAKSINDYLSFNDVVSFDTTYIKSNDKLPFAPFVGVNHHSQPILLGCALLADETKPTFVWLMKTWLRAMGGQAPKVIITDQDKALKTAIEEVFPNVRHCFSLWHILESIPENLSFVIKKHQNFLPKFNKCIFKSWTDEQFDMRWWKMVSICELQDDLWFQSLYEDRKKWVPTYMGDAFLAGMSTPQRSESMNFFFDKYIHKKITLKEFVKQYGIILQNRYDEEAIADFDTLHKQPALKSPSPWEKQMSTVYTHAIFKKFQVEVLGVAGCQSRIEAGDGTIAKFIVQDYEKDEEFLVTWNELSSEVSCFCRLFEYKGFLCRHALSVLQRCGCSCVPSHYILKRWTKDAKIKELMADRTRRTQTRVQRYNDLCKRAIDLSEKGSLSEESYNVVFRTLVDALKNCVLVNNSNNNGAETSSNAYGLREAEENQVPLALKPNKKRNAARKRKGQLEQDVILVDAQDSLQQMDNLSTDAITLNGYYGTQQNVQGLVQLNLMEPPQDGYYVNQHSMQGLGPLNSMGPSHDGFFGTQQGIHGLGGQLEFRRATTFGYSLQDEPDPQFHGNSSRNT; via the exons ATGGGTGATGCACTAAATGAAGTGCAGCACATGGGTGGTGCACCTGCTGCTTCTCCCAAGAGGGACATTACATTGCTTGAGGGAGACAAAGATTTTGAGCTGCACAATGGCATTGAATTTGAATCCCATGAAGCAGCATATTCATTTTATCAGGAATATGCCAAATCTATGGGATTCACCACTTCAATAAAAAACAGCAGACgctcaaagaaaacaaaagaatttaTTGATGCCAAGTTTGCATGCTCTAGGTATGGAGTTACACCTGAGTCTGACAGTGGCAGCAGTCGAAGACCTAGTGTAAAGAAAACAGATTGCAAAGCTTGCATGCATGTGAAGAGAAAGCCAGATGGAAAGTGGATCATTCATGAGTTTATAAAGGAACATAATCATGAACTTGTACCAGCTCTGGCATATCATTTTCGGATTCATAGAAATATGAAATTAGCTGAAAAGAATAATATTGATATCTTGCATGCTGTTAGTGAACGAACCAGAAAGATGTATGTTGAAATGTCTAGGCAATCTAGCAGCTGTCAAAACATTGGGTCTTTCTTGGGTGACATAAACTATCAGTTTGACAGAGGCCAGTATTTGGCTTTGGATGAGGGAGATGCCCAAGTTATGCTTGAGTATTTTAAGCATGTACAAAAGGAGAGTCCCAACTTCTTCTATTCTATAGATTTAAATGAAGAGCAGCGCTTAAGAAATCTATTTTGGATTGATGCAAAAAGTATCAATGATTATCTCAGCTTTAACGATGTAGTTTCATTTGATACCACTTACATAAAGAGCAATGACAAGCTTCCATTTGCACCTTTTGTTGGAGTGAACCACCACTCTCAACCTATATTGCTTGGATGTGCATTGCTTGCAGATGAGACTAAACCAACATTTGTTTGGTTAATGAAGACATGGCTTAGAGCTATGGGTGGGCAAGCTCCCAAAGTTATAATCACTGATCAAGACAAAGCCTTGAAGACTGCAATTGAAGAAGTCTTTCCAAATGTCCGGcattgtttttctctttggcACATACTGGAGAGCATACCTGAAAATCTCTCTTTTGTGATAAAAAAGCATCAGAACTTCTTGCCAAAATTTAACAAGTGCATTTTTAAATCATGGACAGATGAACAGTTTGACATGAGATGGTGGAAAATGGTCAGTATATGTGAACTGCAAGATGATCTATGGTTTCAGTCACTGTATGAGGACCGGAAAAAATGGGTGCCAACTTACATGGGGGATGCCTTTTTAGCTGGAATGTCTACACCTCAGCGCTCTGAAAGTATGAACTTTTTCTTTGACAAATATATTCATAAGAAAATTACCCTTAAAGAGTTTGTGAAACAATATGGGATAATTCTTCAGAATAGGTATGACGAGGAAGCCATTGCAGATTTTGATACATTGCACAAACAGCCAGCACTTAAATCTCCTTCACCttgggaaaaacaaatgtcaaCAGTTTATACACAtgcaatatttaagaaatttcaaGTTGAAGTTTTGGGTGTAGCTGGCTGTCAATCTAGGATAGAGGCTGGAGATGGCACTATTGCAAAATTTATAGTTCAAGATTACGAGAAGGATGAAGAGTTTTTGGTAACTTGGAATGAGTTGAGCTCAGAGGTCTCTTGCTTTTGTCGATTGTTTGAATATAAAGGTTTCCTTTGCAGGCATGCATTGAGTGTTCTCCAACGTTGTGGTTGTTCTTGTGTTCCATCCCATTATATCTTGAAGAGGTGGACCAAAGATGCCAAAATTAAGGAATTGATGGCAGATAGGACGAGAAGGACACAAACTAGGGTACAACGTTATAATGACTTGTGTAAACGAGCTATTGATTTGAGTGAAAAAGGATCGTTATCTGAAGAGAGTTACAATGTTGTTTTTCGTACACTTGTCGATGCCTTGAAGAACTGTGTACTTGTGAATAATTCTAATAACAATGGTGCAGAAACTAGCAGCAATGCCTATGGCCTTCGTGAAGCAGAAGAAAATCAGGTTCCTCTTGCTTTGAAACCAAATAAAAAGAGGAATGCAGCCAGGAAAAGAAAG GGACAATTAGAGCAGGATGTTATACTTGTTGATGCTCAAGATAGCCTGCAGCAAATG GATAATCTTAGCACAGATGCAATAACCCTTAATGGATATTATGGTACCCAGCAGAATGTGCAAGGACTG GTACAGTTGAACTTAATGGAGCCACCTCAGGATGGTTACTATGTTAATCAACACAGCATGCAAGGCCTG GGTCCATTGAATTCTATGGGTCCAAGCCATGATGGGTTTTTTGGAACACAGCAAGGCATTCATGGGCTG GGAGGGCAGTTGGAATTTCGTCGAGCAACTACTTTTGGATATAGCCTTCAG GATGAACCTGATCCCCAGTTTCATGGCAACAGTTCGAGAAATACTTAG
- the LOC100814153 gene encoding protein FAR-RED IMPAIRED RESPONSE 1 isoform X1: protein MGDALNEVQHMGGAPAASPKRDITLLEGDKDFELHNGIEFESHEAAYSFYQEYAKSMGFTTSIKNSRRSKKTKEFIDAKFACSRYGVTPESDSGSSRRPSVKKTDCKACMHVKRKPDGKWIIHEFIKEHNHELVPALAYHFRIHRNMKLAEKNNIDILHAVSERTRKMYVEMSRQSSSCQNIGSFLGDINYQFDRGQYLALDEGDAQVMLEYFKHVQKESPNFFYSIDLNEEQRLRNLFWIDAKSINDYLSFNDVVSFDTTYIKSNDKLPFAPFVGVNHHSQPILLGCALLADETKPTFVWLMKTWLRAMGGQAPKVIITDQDKALKTAIEEVFPNVRHCFSLWHILESIPENLSFVIKKHQNFLPKFNKCIFKSWTDEQFDMRWWKMVSICELQDDLWFQSLYEDRKKWVPTYMGDAFLAGMSTPQRSESMNFFFDKYIHKKITLKEFVKQYGIILQNRYDEEAIADFDTLHKQPALKSPSPWEKQMSTVYTHAIFKKFQVEVLGVAGCQSRIEAGDGTIAKFIVQDYEKDEEFLVTWNELSSEVSCFCRLFEYKGFLCRHALSVLQRCGCSCVPSHYILKRWTKDAKIKELMADRTRRTQTRVQRYNDLCKRAIDLSEKGSLSEESYNVVFRTLVDALKNCVLVNNSNNNGAETSSNAYGLREAEENQVPLALKPNKKRNAARKRKGQLEQDVILVDAQDSLQQMDNLSTDAITLNGYYGTQQNVQGLQVQLNLMEPPQDGYYVNQHSMQGLGPLNSMGPSHDGFFGTQQGIHGLGGQLEFRRATTFGYSLQDEPDPQFHGNSSRNT from the exons ATGGGTGATGCACTAAATGAAGTGCAGCACATGGGTGGTGCACCTGCTGCTTCTCCCAAGAGGGACATTACATTGCTTGAGGGAGACAAAGATTTTGAGCTGCACAATGGCATTGAATTTGAATCCCATGAAGCAGCATATTCATTTTATCAGGAATATGCCAAATCTATGGGATTCACCACTTCAATAAAAAACAGCAGACgctcaaagaaaacaaaagaatttaTTGATGCCAAGTTTGCATGCTCTAGGTATGGAGTTACACCTGAGTCTGACAGTGGCAGCAGTCGAAGACCTAGTGTAAAGAAAACAGATTGCAAAGCTTGCATGCATGTGAAGAGAAAGCCAGATGGAAAGTGGATCATTCATGAGTTTATAAAGGAACATAATCATGAACTTGTACCAGCTCTGGCATATCATTTTCGGATTCATAGAAATATGAAATTAGCTGAAAAGAATAATATTGATATCTTGCATGCTGTTAGTGAACGAACCAGAAAGATGTATGTTGAAATGTCTAGGCAATCTAGCAGCTGTCAAAACATTGGGTCTTTCTTGGGTGACATAAACTATCAGTTTGACAGAGGCCAGTATTTGGCTTTGGATGAGGGAGATGCCCAAGTTATGCTTGAGTATTTTAAGCATGTACAAAAGGAGAGTCCCAACTTCTTCTATTCTATAGATTTAAATGAAGAGCAGCGCTTAAGAAATCTATTTTGGATTGATGCAAAAAGTATCAATGATTATCTCAGCTTTAACGATGTAGTTTCATTTGATACCACTTACATAAAGAGCAATGACAAGCTTCCATTTGCACCTTTTGTTGGAGTGAACCACCACTCTCAACCTATATTGCTTGGATGTGCATTGCTTGCAGATGAGACTAAACCAACATTTGTTTGGTTAATGAAGACATGGCTTAGAGCTATGGGTGGGCAAGCTCCCAAAGTTATAATCACTGATCAAGACAAAGCCTTGAAGACTGCAATTGAAGAAGTCTTTCCAAATGTCCGGcattgtttttctctttggcACATACTGGAGAGCATACCTGAAAATCTCTCTTTTGTGATAAAAAAGCATCAGAACTTCTTGCCAAAATTTAACAAGTGCATTTTTAAATCATGGACAGATGAACAGTTTGACATGAGATGGTGGAAAATGGTCAGTATATGTGAACTGCAAGATGATCTATGGTTTCAGTCACTGTATGAGGACCGGAAAAAATGGGTGCCAACTTACATGGGGGATGCCTTTTTAGCTGGAATGTCTACACCTCAGCGCTCTGAAAGTATGAACTTTTTCTTTGACAAATATATTCATAAGAAAATTACCCTTAAAGAGTTTGTGAAACAATATGGGATAATTCTTCAGAATAGGTATGACGAGGAAGCCATTGCAGATTTTGATACATTGCACAAACAGCCAGCACTTAAATCTCCTTCACCttgggaaaaacaaatgtcaaCAGTTTATACACAtgcaatatttaagaaatttcaaGTTGAAGTTTTGGGTGTAGCTGGCTGTCAATCTAGGATAGAGGCTGGAGATGGCACTATTGCAAAATTTATAGTTCAAGATTACGAGAAGGATGAAGAGTTTTTGGTAACTTGGAATGAGTTGAGCTCAGAGGTCTCTTGCTTTTGTCGATTGTTTGAATATAAAGGTTTCCTTTGCAGGCATGCATTGAGTGTTCTCCAACGTTGTGGTTGTTCTTGTGTTCCATCCCATTATATCTTGAAGAGGTGGACCAAAGATGCCAAAATTAAGGAATTGATGGCAGATAGGACGAGAAGGACACAAACTAGGGTACAACGTTATAATGACTTGTGTAAACGAGCTATTGATTTGAGTGAAAAAGGATCGTTATCTGAAGAGAGTTACAATGTTGTTTTTCGTACACTTGTCGATGCCTTGAAGAACTGTGTACTTGTGAATAATTCTAATAACAATGGTGCAGAAACTAGCAGCAATGCCTATGGCCTTCGTGAAGCAGAAGAAAATCAGGTTCCTCTTGCTTTGAAACCAAATAAAAAGAGGAATGCAGCCAGGAAAAGAAAG GGACAATTAGAGCAGGATGTTATACTTGTTGATGCTCAAGATAGCCTGCAGCAAATG GATAATCTTAGCACAGATGCAATAACCCTTAATGGATATTATGGTACCCAGCAGAATGTGCAAGGACTG CAGGTACAGTTGAACTTAATGGAGCCACCTCAGGATGGTTACTATGTTAATCAACACAGCATGCAAGGCCTG GGTCCATTGAATTCTATGGGTCCAAGCCATGATGGGTTTTTTGGAACACAGCAAGGCATTCATGGGCTG GGAGGGCAGTTGGAATTTCGTCGAGCAACTACTTTTGGATATAGCCTTCAG GATGAACCTGATCCCCAGTTTCATGGCAACAGTTCGAGAAATACTTAG